The Actinomycetota bacterium genome window below encodes:
- the panD gene encoding aspartate 1-decarboxylase yields MDRTMLKSKIHRATVTDANIEYVGSITLDTDLMKAADILPYEKVHVVDVDNGARLETYAIEGPAGSGVVEMNGAAARLINAGDKIIVMSYAQLSDAEARNLHPTVVMVDERNRPTSISDEILAGEVFLAAE; encoded by the coding sequence ATGGACCGCACGATGCTCAAGTCGAAGATCCACCGTGCGACGGTGACCGACGCCAACATCGAGTACGTGGGCTCGATCACGCTCGACACGGATCTCATGAAGGCCGCCGATATCCTCCCGTACGAGAAGGTCCACGTCGTCGACGTCGACAACGGCGCGCGGCTCGAGACGTACGCGATCGAGGGGCCGGCCGGGTCGGGGGTCGTCGAGATGAACGGCGCCGCGGCGCGCCTGATCAACGCCGGCGACAAGATCATCGTGATGTCGTACGCGCAGCTGTCCGACGCGGAGGCGCGCAACCTGCATCCGACCGTCGTGATGGTGGACGAGCGCAACCGTCCCACGTCGATCTCCGACGAGATCCTCGCCGGCG
- the panC gene encoding pantoate--beta-alanine ligase has product MTRPKVVERIAELRSLLDEARARNRRIGFVPTMGFLHEGHASLMRRAREENDIVLVSIFVNPLQFGPSEDFDAYPRDLEKDLDLCEAADVDLVFHPPVEEMYREPTTLTVTVGAIGDILEGKTRPGHFDGVATVVTKLFNIAGACRAYFGEKDAQQLVVIRRLARQLDFPVEVIGCPTVREADGLAMSSRNTYLNGEDRVAAAVLKRALDEGVRLIGAGHGSADAISQAMARVIGEEPLAKLDYTACVDPDTLAEPAEVGGPVLLAVAAWVGNARLIDNVTVSPAPDAGARTGTPKAGASIRKG; this is encoded by the coding sequence ATGACTCGTCCGAAGGTCGTGGAACGGATCGCCGAGCTCCGGAGCCTGCTCGACGAAGCCCGCGCGCGTAACCGGCGGATCGGATTCGTGCCCACGATGGGATTCCTCCACGAAGGCCACGCGAGCCTCATGCGCCGGGCGCGGGAGGAGAACGACATCGTGCTCGTCAGCATCTTCGTGAACCCATTGCAGTTCGGACCGAGCGAGGACTTCGACGCCTACCCGCGCGACCTGGAAAAGGATCTGGACCTCTGTGAAGCGGCGGACGTCGATCTGGTCTTCCATCCGCCGGTCGAGGAGATGTATCGCGAGCCGACGACCCTGACCGTGACGGTCGGCGCGATCGGCGACATCCTCGAAGGCAAGACCCGGCCCGGCCACTTCGACGGCGTCGCCACGGTCGTGACCAAGCTCTTCAACATCGCGGGCGCGTGCCGCGCCTACTTCGGCGAGAAGGACGCGCAGCAGCTCGTCGTGATCCGGCGGCTGGCCCGCCAGCTCGATTTCCCCGTCGAGGTGATCGGCTGCCCGACGGTGCGCGAGGCAGATGGGCTCGCCATGTCCAGCCGGAACACCTACCTGAACGGCGAAGATCGGGTGGCCGCGGCCGTTCTCAAGCGGGCCCTCGACGAGGGTGTTCGCCTGATCGGAGCGGGCCACGGCTCCGCGGACGCGATCTCCCAGGCCATGGCCCGCGTGATAGGCGAAGAACCGCTCGCCAAGCTCGACTACACGGCGTGCGTGGATCCGGACACCCTGGCCGAACCGGCAGAAGTGGGGGGTCCGGTCCTCCTGGCGGTCGCCGCTTGGGTGGGGAATGCTCGTTTGATAGATAATGTGACCGTAAGCCCGGCGCCCGACGCAGGCGCCCGGACGGGGACCCCGAAAGCCGGGGCCTCGATCAGGAAAGGGTGA
- a CDS encoding Rossmann-like and DUF2520 domain-containing protein — MNEPSRPSSGGAYPSELPGAPLDVAIVGAGRVGCSIGRALLAAGHRVVAATVAHPDSAKRVLDALGHVPLVGPEDAALSASVVVCAVPDDALADAASRVAAGMQPGGVVVHTSGISGADVLTACGPNVAAIHPAQTIPEPTTDLAGVFFGVTAPEHMKSWAAWFVGELGGTPVDIPEGSRVLYHAALAMASNFTVAIAGDAADLLGDRAMLAPLIAQSVENVARLGADQALTGPIVRGDAGTVRKHLAALTVGAPKLIESYVANARRTLDRAVSSGRLDAATARAVAEALEEALVR, encoded by the coding sequence TTGAACGAACCTTCGCGCCCCTCTTCGGGAGGGGCATATCCGTCTGAGCTCCCCGGCGCGCCCTTAGACGTCGCCATCGTCGGCGCCGGCCGGGTCGGTTGCTCGATCGGCCGCGCGCTCCTTGCCGCCGGACACCGTGTCGTCGCGGCGACGGTTGCTCACCCCGACTCGGCGAAGCGCGTGCTCGACGCTCTTGGACACGTGCCGCTCGTCGGCCCGGAGGACGCCGCGCTCTCCGCGAGCGTCGTCGTGTGCGCGGTCCCCGACGACGCGCTCGCCGATGCGGCCTCGCGCGTCGCGGCCGGGATGCAGCCCGGCGGCGTGGTCGTCCACACGAGCGGCATCTCCGGAGCGGACGTCCTGACGGCGTGCGGGCCCAACGTGGCCGCGATCCACCCGGCTCAGACGATCCCCGAGCCTACGACCGACCTCGCCGGCGTCTTTTTCGGCGTCACCGCACCCGAGCACATGAAGTCCTGGGCGGCGTGGTTCGTCGGCGAGCTCGGCGGAACGCCCGTGGACATCCCCGAGGGATCGCGCGTCCTCTACCACGCGGCGCTCGCGATGGCATCCAACTTCACGGTCGCGATCGCCGGCGATGCCGCCGATCTTCTCGGCGATCGCGCGATGCTCGCGCCGCTGATCGCACAGTCGGTCGAGAACGTGGCCAGACTCGGCGCCGACCAGGCGCTGACGGGTCCGATCGTGCGCGGCGATGCGGGGACGGTGCGTAAGCATCTCGCGGCGCTGACCGTGGGTGCACCAAAGCTGATCGAGTCGTACGTCGCAAACGCGCGGCGAACGCTCGACCGGGCAGTGAGCAGCGGCCGGCTCGACGCCGCGACAGCCCGCGCGGTGGCCGAGGCGCTCGAGGAAGCGCTCGTTCGATGA
- the folK gene encoding 2-amino-4-hydroxy-6-hydroxymethyldihydropteridine diphosphokinase produces MRAFIGLGSNLGDRADHLRTAVKALAATPGIDVVQLSGIYETEPVGGPPAQDDYLNAVVEINTLLGHRALFEACMTIEHALGRERSTEERWGPRAIDLDLLAMGDIVVSDPDLEIPHPRLAERAFVLVPWSEIAPYITVPGLGKVHELEERLLVTHTVRPAGSLA; encoded by the coding sequence ATGCGCGCGTTCATCGGACTCGGCTCGAACCTCGGGGATCGCGCAGATCATCTGCGCACCGCCGTCAAAGCGCTCGCGGCGACGCCGGGTATCGACGTCGTTCAGCTCTCAGGCATCTACGAGACGGAGCCGGTGGGCGGCCCGCCGGCCCAGGATGACTACCTCAACGCCGTCGTCGAGATCAACACTTTGCTCGGCCATCGCGCGCTCTTCGAGGCGTGTATGACCATCGAGCACGCGCTCGGTCGCGAACGGTCTACGGAGGAGCGGTGGGGTCCCAGAGCGATCGATCTCGATCTGCTCGCGATGGGCGACATCGTCGTCAGCGACCCCGATCTCGAGATCCCGCACCCCCGATTGGCTGAACGTGCATTCGTTCTCGTTCCCTGGTCCGAGATCGCTCCGTACATCACCGTGCCGGGCCTCGGGAAGGTCCACGAGCTGGAGGAACGCCTGCTGGTGACCCATACGGTGCGGCCCGCAGGCTCCCTGGCCTGA
- the folB gene encoding dihydroneopterin aldolase produces MDEQGTDLVEIRGLKLRGRHGVTDEERQAEQPIIVSLAARLDSRPAAMLDDLASTLDYEEAVRLISKIVTGESYALLETLADRIARSILGNTRVLDVWVRVAKPQAPLPEEVDEVAVEVSRSRDDLGPPDLRR; encoded by the coding sequence ATGGACGAGCAGGGCACCGACCTCGTCGAGATCCGAGGATTGAAGCTGCGGGGCCGTCACGGCGTTACCGACGAAGAGCGGCAGGCCGAGCAGCCGATCATCGTCAGCCTCGCCGCACGGCTCGATTCACGACCCGCGGCGATGCTCGACGATCTCGCGTCGACGCTCGACTACGAAGAGGCCGTGCGCTTAATCTCCAAGATCGTGACAGGTGAGTCCTACGCGCTCCTTGAGACGCTCGCCGATCGCATCGCCCGTTCCATCCTCGGGAACACTCGGGTGCTCGACGTTTGGGTTCGCGTCGCGAAGCCGCAAGCTCCGCTCCCCGAGGAGGTCGATGAGGTTGCCGTTGAGGTCAGCAGGTCCCGGGACGACCTCGGGCCCCCGGATCTGCGACGATAA
- the folP gene encoding dihydropteroate synthase, with protein sequence MKLDARVLAASTVRDIAGALPGLGGHDVGVLAGSHPSRVLIVDGLAEQEAARASAVITGAGGSVVLKDGRLVWSADPRVQAAILDRLRQEPALVAFSGAVSHALARWSEPAHDLALPDGRVLPLSQRVHLMGIVNVTPDSFSDGGRFYEAGDAIDHGLRLADEGADILDVGGESTRPGADPVSADDESGRVVPVVDALAAKTGLPVSVDTSKAVVAQAALDAGAQMVNDVAAGRFDAALLPLVAEREAPIVLMHMLGEPRTMQKDPRYADVVGEIAAFLEERAAAAIDAGVGRERIVVDPGFGFGKTREHNLVLLQRLRELRCLGFPVLAGTSRKSFIGATLGDLPVGERLEGTAATVALAVMGGASLVRVHDVREMARVVRMVEAVLAAREAPV encoded by the coding sequence GTGAAGCTGGACGCCCGTGTCCTGGCCGCCTCGACGGTCCGGGACATCGCGGGGGCGTTGCCCGGACTCGGAGGACACGACGTCGGCGTCCTCGCCGGCTCTCATCCCAGCCGCGTCCTGATCGTCGACGGTCTTGCCGAGCAAGAGGCCGCCCGCGCGAGCGCGGTCATCACCGGCGCCGGCGGGAGCGTGGTTCTTAAAGACGGACGGCTTGTCTGGAGCGCCGACCCGCGCGTGCAAGCCGCGATCCTGGACCGCCTGCGACAAGAGCCCGCGCTGGTTGCCTTCAGCGGCGCGGTATCACACGCGCTCGCCCGCTGGAGCGAGCCGGCACACGACCTCGCGTTGCCCGATGGACGCGTCCTGCCGCTGAGCCAGCGCGTGCACCTCATGGGGATCGTGAACGTGACCCCGGATTCGTTCTCCGACGGCGGCCGCTTCTACGAAGCCGGGGACGCGATCGATCATGGGCTCCGGCTCGCCGACGAGGGCGCCGACATCCTCGACGTCGGCGGCGAGTCCACGCGGCCCGGCGCCGATCCCGTCTCCGCCGACGATGAATCCGGCCGCGTCGTCCCGGTCGTCGACGCGCTCGCGGCCAAGACCGGCCTCCCCGTGAGTGTCGACACGTCCAAGGCCGTCGTCGCGCAGGCGGCGCTCGATGCCGGCGCGCAGATGGTGAACGACGTAGCAGCCGGGCGATTCGACGCTGCGCTGCTGCCGCTCGTCGCCGAGCGCGAGGCTCCGATCGTTCTGATGCACATGCTCGGCGAGCCTCGCACGATGCAGAAGGATCCGCGGTACGCCGACGTGGTAGGCGAGATCGCGGCGTTCCTGGAGGAACGGGCCGCGGCGGCGATCGACGCCGGTGTCGGACGGGAGCGCATCGTCGTGGACCCCGGCTTCGGCTTCGGGAAGACGCGCGAGCACAACCTGGTCTTGCTGCAGCGCCTGCGCGAGCTTCGCTGTCTCGGTTTCCCGGTTCTCGCCGGAACGTCCCGCAAGTCGTTCATCGGGGCGACGCTCGGGGATCTCCCGGTGGGGGAGCGGCTCGAGGGTACGGCGGCGACGGTCGCGCTGGCGGTGATGGGCGGGGCGAGCCTCGTTCGGGTCCACGACGTGCGCGAGATGGCCCGTGTGGTGAGAATGGTGGAAGCGGTCCTGGCCGCGAGGGAGGCCCCGGTCTAG